From a single Plasmodium yoelii strain 17X genome assembly, chromosome: 9 genomic region:
- a CDS encoding AP-1 complex subunit sigma, putative, with amino-acid sequence MIHFVLLISRQGKTRLAKWYMPLSQKEKAKIIRETSQITLNRTPKLCNFVEWKEYKLVFKRYASLFFILCIDKSDNELITLEIIHHYVEVLDKYFGNVCELDLIFNFHKAYYLLDEILVSGELQESSKKNILRVVTSQDSLMEDNKSNKKLGSII; translated from the exons atgatacattttgttttattaataagCCGTCAAGGCAAAACGAGGCTTGCAAAATGGTATATGCCCTTATCTCAAAAAGAAAAAGCAAAAATAATCAGAGAAACTTCTCAAATAACATTAAACAGAACCCCTAAGTTATGTAATTTTGTGGAATGGAAAGAATACAAACTCGTATTTAAAAG ATATGCTAGTCTCTTTTTTATTCTATGCATTGATAAAAGTGACAACGAATTAATAACCCTTGAAATTATACATCATTATGTTGAAgttttagataaatattttggaAATGTTTGTGAATTAGAtctaatatttaattttcatAAAGCTTATTATTTACTTGATGAAATATTAGTATCTGGAGAGTTACAAGAGagtagtaaaaaaaatatacttcGTGTTGTAACATCACAAGATTCATTAATGGAAGACaataaaagtaataaaaaattaggaTCAATAATATAA
- a CDS encoding ubiquitin carboxyl-terminal hydrolase UCH54, putative, with the protein MQSENDSIGEWCLIESNPCIFYEMLKQMGAKNLSAEDVYDLDHFDNYINNKDEIKIEHILSIQEYRSEKEKEAGLKSKMETEPYNSDIDLEDKYNKLLNNFSHVFGIIFLFNIGKSYDRKKYKEHNIPENLFFAKQVIPNACATQAILSIIFNKNIKLNENIENIKTFSINFDSTMKGLTLSNCNFLRNIHNSFKTPVYIENDDLYHNKKKESNSFHFVSYIEFEKNVYLLDGLQEGPILITDKNDDEKKEIENNWINIARNHIKKDINIMSNSEDDTENRFNILAIIKDKECIINEYINIHRIFKQRISVKLISLGENIEFDDEINEDDYYFSNKIPSIDQLTSNIEKLHNILKKSSNEINFLENLLTKEIELKASWDKERTFKFYNFYPFIISSIDLMAKHKILKPSYEKEKQKRNN; encoded by the coding sequence atgCAAAGTGAAAATGATAGCATTGGGGAATGGTGCTTAATTGAGAGTAATCCCTGCATATTTTATGAGATGTTAAAACAGATGGGAGCAAAAAATTTATCAGCAGAAGATGTATATGATTTAGATCATtttgataattatataaataataaagatgaaataaaaattgaacATATATTAAGCATACAAGAATACAGAagtgaaaaagaaaaagaagcaGGTTTAAAGTCAAAAATGGAAACAGAACCATATAATAGTGACATAGATTTAgaagataaatataataagcttttaaataatttttctcaTGTATTtggaataatatttttatttaatattggAAAAAGTTATgatcgaaaaaaatataaagaacaTAATATTCctgaaaatttattttttgctaAACAAGTCATTCCGAATGCATGTGCAACACAAGCtatattatctattatatttaataaaaatataaaattaaatgaaaatatagaaaatataaaaacgtTTAGTATAAATTTTGATAGTACTATGAAAGGGTTAACATTATCtaattgtaattttttacGAAATATTCATAATTCTTTTAAAACGCCagtatatatagaaaatgatgatttatatcataacaaaaaaaaagaatcaaattcttttcattttgtatcatatattgaatttgaaaaaaatgtatatttattagaTGGGTTACAAGAAGGCCCAATATTAATTactgataaaaatgatgatgaaaaaaaagaaatagaaaataacTGGATAAATATAGCACgaaatcatataaaaaaagatataaacaTTATGAGCAATAGTGAAGATGATACAGAAAATCGATTTAATATTTTGGCAATAATAAAAGATAAGGAATGTAtaattaatgaatatataaatatacatagaATATTTAAACAAAGAATAAGTGTTAAACTAATAAGTTTAGgagaaaatatagaattcgatgatgaaataaatgaagatgattattatttttctaataAAATACCTAGTATTGATCAACTTACatctaatattgaaaaattacataatattttaaaaaaatcatctaatgaaattaattttttagaaaatCTTTTGACTAAAGAAATAGAACTTAAAGCTTCTTGGGATAAAGAACGaacttttaaattttataatttttaccCTTTCATAATATCTTCAATCGATTTAATGGCTAAACATAAAATCTTGAAACCGTCTTacgaaaaagaaaaacaaaaacgAAATAATTGA
- a CDS encoding GTP-binding nuclear protein RAN/TC4, translated as MDNQEFIPQYKLILVGDGGVGKTTFVKRHLTGEFEKKYIPTLGVEVHPLKFQTNFGKTQFNVWDTAGQEKFGGLRDGYYIKSDCAIIMFDVSSRITYKNVPNWYRDITRVCETIPMVLVGNKVDVKDRQVKSRQIQFHRKRNLQYYDLSARSNYNFEKPFLWLARRLSNQPNLVFVGEHAKAPEFQIDLNIVREAEKELEQAAAVAIDEEDIEN; from the exons ATGGATAATCAAGAATTTATTCCACAATATAAACTTATTTTAGTTGGTGATGGTGGTGTTGGAAAAACCACTTTTGTCAAGAGACATTTAACAGGAGAATTTGAGAAGAAATATATTC CAACTCTTGGGGTGGAAGTACATCCTTTAAAATTTCAGACAAATTTTGGAAAAACTCAATTTAACGTATGGGATACAGCAGGTCAAGAAAAATTTGGAGGATTAAGAGAtggatattatataaaaagtgATTGTGCAATAATTATGTTTGATGTATCATCACGTATTACTTATAAAAATGTCCCTAATTGGTATAGAGATATAACAAGAGTGTGTGAAACTATCCCTATGGTTTTGGTTGGAAATAAAGTTGATGTTAAAGATAGGCAAGTAAAGTCAAGACAAATTCAATTCCatagaaaaagaaatttaCAATATTATGATTTATCAGCTAGATCAAactataattttgaaaaaccATTCTTATGGCTAGCTAGAAGATTATCAAATCAACCAAATCTTGTTTTTGTCGGAGAACATGCTAAAGCACCTGAATTCCAAATAGATCTAAATATTGTACGAGAAGCTGAGAAAGAATTAGAACAAGCTGCAGCAGTAGCTATCGATGAAGAAGATAttgaaaattaa
- a CDS encoding tyrosyl-tRNA synthetase, translating into MMKITKLLILGLGILLFEKNVGIQCYKRSSIIKCSHTNSQNINKSIVKEKICEYKIKSNALKKLYERKLINYISDLKNVDQILYDNENENENKKSVYLGIDLNCKYLHIGSLVQLKTLEILRNYKTDVIILLGNSTTKIGDPSFQLNERKETLNDEICENEKNIKKSIIDFILNNDNKDYINEKDLPMKKLCGINLNKISFQEICRKSDLLSKDKLIYKCSGKGSLRILKNNIWYDKMNIIDFLKHGGHFGINKLLRKESVIKKYQNKKLTLKDLNYISLQAYDFLYLFKKYNTYIQIGGSDQWGNIQSGIEFCQNIYNKQLYGLTTNLLLYKNNIKFSKSLFHENKKLPIWIDTEYTSPYLFWNFFRNVEDQKVQSYIDMLTNLNINLDEELKNEVLKNEELKNEVLKNEELKNEELKNEELKNEELKNEELKNEELKNENEKNGIASRYDDIINSAKKKMADHITNTIYGKSLVNKIHKINKIIKNNKFNEIENLQELKILPYNQININLIKQNKINITDILKSFQIAMTNKQAKEKINQNCIYINTKLITDPKYILNIMDFLKTKNDNNYYALLRLGKKSSYSIIAKYDKKETLNND; encoded by the coding sequence atgatgaaaataaccaaattattaatattaggGTTGGGAATATTGTTATTTGAGAAAAATGTGGGAATACAATGCTACAAAAGAAGTTCTATTATTAAGTGTAGTCATACAAATAgccaaaatataaataaaagtatTGTGAAAGAAAAGATAtgtgaatataaaataaaatcgaatgctttaaaaaaattatatgaaagaaaattaattaattatatcagtgatttaaaaaatgtagatcaaatattatatgataatgaaaatgaaaacgAGAACAAAAAATCAGTATATCTTGGCATCGACTTAAATTGTAAATATCTACATATAGGAAGTTTAGTGCAATTAAAGACATTGGAAATATTAAGAAACTATAAAACTGATGTTATTATATTACTTGGTAATAGCACAACCAAAATTGGTGACCCTTCTTTCCAACTAAATGAAAGAAAAGAAACATTAAATGATGAAATttgtgaaaatgaaaaaaatataaaaaagagtATAATTGATTTTATTCTtaacaatgataataaagattatataaatgaaaaagatttaccaatgaaaaaattgtgtggaataaatttaaataaaatatcgtTTCAAGAAATTTGTAGAAAAAGTGATTTGCTATCAaaagataaattaatatataaatgcagTGGGAAAGGAAGTTTGCGaatcttaaaaaataatatatggtatgacaaaatgaatataattgattttttaaaacatggTGGACATTTtggaattaataaattacttAGAAAAGAGagtgtaataaaaaaatatcaaaataaaaaattaacattaaaagatttaaattatatatcttTACAAGCttatgattttttatatctatttaagaaatataatacttatatacAAATTGGTGGGTCTGATCAATGGGGTAATATACAATCAGGAATTGAATTTtgtcaaaatatttataataaacaattATATGGTTTAACAACaaatttgttattatataaaaataatattaaatttagtAAATCTTTGTTTCACGAAAATAAAAAGCTACCAATATGGATTGATACGGAATATACATCTCCTTATCTTTTTTGGAACTTTTTTCGAAATGTAGAAGATCAAAAGGTGCAATCATATATAGACATGTTAACTAACTTAAACATAAATCTAGATGAAGAGCTAAAAAATGAAGTGCTAAAAAATGAAGAGCTAAAAAATGAAGTGCTAAAAAATGAAGAGCTAAAAAATGAAGAGCTAAAAAATGAAGAGCTAAAAAATGAAGAGCTAAAAAATGAAGAGCTAAAAAATGAAGAgctaaaaaatgaaaacgaGAAGAATGGCATTGCTTCGCGCTATgatgatataataaattctgctaaaaaaaaaatggcagACCATATCACAAACACAATTTATGGAAAAAGtcttgttaataaaattcacaaaataaataaaataattaaaaataataagtttaaTGAGATTGAAAATTTACAAGagttaaaaatattaccatataatcaaattaatataaatttaataaaacaaaataaaattaatattacaGACATCTTGAAATCTTTTCAAATTGCTATGACAAATAAACAAGCGAAAGAAAAGATAAATCAAAATTGCAtctatataaatacaaaattaataacagatccaaaatatatattaaatattatggatttcttaaaaacaaaaaatgataataattattatgcaCTTCTTCGACTTGGAAAAAAATCATCATATTCTATAATAGCCAAATACGATAAAAAAGAAACTCTAAACAACGATTAA
- a CDS encoding peptidyl-tRNA hydrolase ICT1, putative — MLKFSIKKLLSFQIPLNQIQKTTTRSSGPGGQSVNKAETKVQLRFNVDKAEWIPPNVKNNLKKIFKNKLSKTNDLIIECEETSSQMSNYKICFDKLTKILEEAENYKEKVKYANVKEFIHLIKTDDQIKKYKDKLINQKKKKREKKFNKRDYD; from the exons atgctTAAATTTagcataaaaaaattattatcttttCAAATTCCCCTAAACCAAATTCAAAAAACTACAACACGTTCATCAGGGCCAGGAGGGCAAAGTGTCAATAAG gCTGAAACAAAAGTGCAACTTCGTTTTAATGTTGATAAGGCAGAATGGATTCCACCtaatgttaaaaataatttgaa GAAAATCTTTAAAAATAAACTGAGCAAAACTAATGATCTTATTATAGAATGTGAAG aaACATCTTCCCAAATGTCTaactataaaatatgttttgataaattaacaaaaattcTTGAAGAAGCAGAG aattataaagaaaaagtaaaatatgcCAACGTTAAAGAGTTTATTCATTTGATTAAAACAGACGATCAG ataaaaaaatacaaagaTAAACTAATTaatcagaaaaaaaaaaaaagagaaaaaaaatttaataaacgAGATTATGATTga